From a single Nocardioides panacis genomic region:
- a CDS encoding MarR family winged helix-turn-helix transcriptional regulator has translation MTEDSSDVAWLDQHQQRSWRAFLVGTTLLMDRLDRDLREQHRLSLPEYEILVRLAEAEGNRMRMANLADSVSHSRSRVTHTVSRMETAGLVARDACLSDGRGVEAVLTDQGRAALEAAAPTHVAGVRQFMVDLVDEDDFEALGRVFDAVTDRLIEANPAMDIR, from the coding sequence ATGACGGAGGACTCCTCGGACGTGGCCTGGCTCGACCAGCACCAGCAGCGCTCCTGGCGCGCCTTCCTGGTCGGCACCACCCTGCTCATGGACCGCCTCGACCGGGACCTGCGCGAGCAGCACCGGTTGTCCCTGCCGGAGTACGAGATCCTCGTCCGGCTGGCCGAGGCCGAGGGCAACCGGATGCGGATGGCGAACCTCGCCGACTCGGTGAGCCACTCGCGCTCCCGGGTGACGCACACGGTCAGCCGCATGGAGACCGCCGGCCTGGTCGCCCGGGACGCCTGCCTCTCCGACGGCCGCGGGGTCGAGGCAGTGCTCACCGACCAGGGACGGGCGGCCCTCGAGGCCGCCGCGCCCACCCACGTGGCCGGCGTACGCCAGTTCATGGTCGACCTGGTCGACGAGGACGACTTCGAGGCGCTGGGCCGGGTCTTCGACGCGGTGACCGACCGGCTCATCGAGGCCAACCCGGCGATGGACATCCGCTGA
- a CDS encoding acyl-CoA dehydrogenase family protein produces MTAWHRHNLDPVHTVYPSATPYDTPARTALLETVRAFAMDEVLPVANELDPRHEDIPDVLLARMGELGLFGVLIPEDEGGLGLGVLEYCLVSEELARAWMSVGSIIARGNGTGCDSADPARRLELRRESAAGRRIGAIAFSEPDAGSDLANAQCAAVRDGDGWVVTGTKRWVGHARSADFVHLLARTRPPGEGRGPSDGLELFLVEKDRGAFPNGVTGTPIDKIGYFGLTTWQLELDGLRLPADALQDTGEEEGQGFKHSLGWLHVARAQTAARAVGLARGALEDALTYCQQRVQFGEPIGNQQVIRHVLADMSADVAAARQLYQHAAWLVDSGAPANTETSQAKLFASEMAERVTSQALQIFGGNGYTTEYSVERYWRDARLTKIFEGTSEIQRKIIADSLLADAPLDATPSTGERPATGPRGRAAPGPRPARGPDRRLRRHGRGVPGLQRRRRARPGGRHHRVRTLAGGRARRGRPPPGQ; encoded by the coding sequence ATGACCGCCTGGCACCGCCACAACCTCGACCCGGTCCACACCGTCTACCCGTCGGCCACCCCCTACGACACCCCGGCGCGTACGGCGCTGCTGGAGACCGTCCGCGCGTTCGCGATGGACGAGGTGCTCCCGGTCGCCAACGAGCTCGACCCGCGGCACGAGGACATCCCCGACGTGCTGCTGGCGCGGATGGGTGAGCTCGGGCTGTTCGGCGTGCTGATCCCCGAGGACGAGGGCGGTCTCGGGCTCGGGGTGCTGGAGTACTGCCTGGTCTCCGAGGAGCTCGCCCGGGCCTGGATGAGCGTCGGCAGCATCATCGCGCGCGGCAACGGCACCGGCTGCGACAGCGCCGACCCCGCCCGACGGCTCGAGCTGCGCCGCGAGAGCGCGGCCGGCCGGCGGATCGGGGCGATCGCCTTCTCCGAGCCCGACGCCGGCTCCGACCTGGCGAATGCCCAGTGCGCGGCCGTCCGCGACGGGGACGGGTGGGTCGTCACCGGCACCAAGCGCTGGGTCGGTCACGCCCGCTCCGCCGACTTCGTGCACCTGCTCGCCCGGACCCGGCCGCCCGGCGAGGGCCGGGGCCCCTCCGACGGGCTCGAGCTGTTCCTCGTCGAGAAGGACCGCGGCGCCTTCCCCAACGGCGTCACCGGCACCCCGATCGACAAGATCGGCTACTTCGGCCTGACCACCTGGCAGCTCGAGCTCGACGGGCTGCGGCTGCCGGCCGACGCGCTGCAGGACACCGGCGAGGAGGAGGGCCAGGGCTTCAAGCACAGCCTGGGCTGGCTGCACGTCGCGCGGGCCCAGACCGCGGCGCGCGCGGTCGGCCTGGCCCGCGGCGCCCTCGAGGACGCGCTGACCTACTGCCAGCAGCGGGTGCAGTTCGGGGAGCCGATCGGCAACCAGCAGGTGATCCGGCACGTGCTCGCCGACATGTCGGCCGACGTCGCCGCCGCGCGGCAGCTCTACCAGCACGCGGCCTGGCTGGTGGACTCCGGCGCCCCGGCGAACACCGAGACCTCACAGGCGAAGCTGTTCGCGTCGGAGATGGCCGAGCGGGTCACCAGCCAGGCGCTGCAGATCTTCGGCGGCAACGGCTACACCACGGAGTACTCCGTGGAGCGCTACTGGCGCGACGCCCGGCTCACCAAGATCTTCGAGGGCACCTCGGAGATCCAGCGCAAGATCATCGCCGACAGCCTGCTGGCCGACGCCCCGCTCGACGCCACCCCCTCGACCGGTGAGCGACCCGCGACCGGTCCTCGAGGCCGCGCTGCGCCGGGCCCGCGCCCGGCTCGCGGCCCTGACCGGCGACTACGCCGGCATGGTCGAGGCGTCCCGGGACTCCAACGCCGACGACGAGCACGACCCGGAGGGCGCCACCATCGCGTTCGAACGCTCGCAGGTGGGCGCGCTCGTCGAGGACGCCCGCCACCAGGTCAGTGA
- a CDS encoding TraR/DksA C4-type zinc finger protein, with protein MGALVEDARHQVSELEAALGRVADGTYGLCEVCGTAIPSARLEARPAARTCIAHAR; from the coding sequence GTGGGCGCGCTCGTCGAGGACGCCCGCCACCAGGTCAGTGAGCTGGAGGCCGCGCTGGGCCGGGTCGCGGACGGGACGTACGGCCTCTGCGAGGTCTGCGGTACGGCGATCCCGTCGGCCCGCCTGGAGGCGCGGCCGGCCGCCCGGACCTGCATCGCGCACGCCCGCTGA
- the ettA gene encoding energy-dependent translational throttle protein EttA yields the protein MAEYVFTLRNVRKAHGDKVVLDNVTLSFLHGAKIGVVGPNGTGKSTLLKIMAGLDHASNGDAIIDPDATVGMLQQEPPLTEGRTVLENVEEAVGEIMGKLDRYNKISEELADPDADYDKLLAEMGDLQTDLDHANAWDLDSRLDQAMDALRCPPPDAVVDTLSGGERRRVALCKLLLQQPDLLLLDEPTNHLDAESVQWLEGHLASYPGAVLAVTHDRYFLDNVASWILELDRGKAHPYEGNYSTYLETKQERLKVEGAKDAKRAKMLERELEWVRSNPKARQAKSKSRLARYEEMAAEADRNRKIDLSEINIPAGPRLGDVVLEAHDLKKGFGDRVLMHDLEFKLPRAGIVGVIGPNGVGKTTLFRMITGEEQPDAGELKVGQTVKISYVDQSRGGLDPQKNVWQVVSDELDFIKVANFEMPSRAYLASFGFKGPDQQKKAGVLSGGERNRLNLALTLKMGGNMLLLDEPTNDLDVETLQSLEDALLEFPGCAVITSHDRWFLDRTATHILAWEGDETDEGKWFWFEGNFASYEANKIERLGAEAARPHRVTHRKLTRD from the coding sequence ATGGCTGAGTATGTTTTCACGTTGCGCAATGTGCGCAAGGCCCACGGTGACAAGGTCGTTCTCGACAACGTCACCCTCTCCTTCCTGCACGGCGCCAAGATCGGCGTCGTCGGACCCAACGGCACCGGCAAGTCGACCCTGCTCAAGATCATGGCCGGGCTCGACCACGCGTCGAACGGCGACGCGATCATCGACCCCGACGCGACGGTCGGCATGCTCCAGCAGGAGCCGCCGCTGACCGAGGGCCGCACGGTGCTCGAGAACGTCGAGGAGGCCGTCGGCGAGATCATGGGCAAGCTCGACCGCTACAACAAGATCTCCGAGGAGCTCGCGGACCCCGACGCGGACTACGACAAGCTCCTGGCCGAGATGGGCGACCTGCAGACCGACCTCGACCACGCCAACGCGTGGGACCTCGACAGTCGGCTCGACCAGGCGATGGACGCGCTGCGCTGCCCGCCGCCGGACGCCGTCGTGGACACCCTCTCGGGTGGTGAGCGACGCCGCGTCGCGCTGTGCAAGCTGCTGCTCCAGCAGCCCGACCTGCTGCTGCTCGACGAGCCCACCAACCACCTGGACGCCGAGTCGGTCCAGTGGCTGGAGGGTCACCTCGCGAGCTACCCCGGCGCGGTGCTGGCCGTGACCCACGACCGGTACTTCCTGGACAACGTGGCGAGCTGGATCCTCGAGCTCGACCGCGGCAAGGCGCACCCCTACGAGGGCAACTACTCGACCTACCTCGAGACCAAGCAGGAGCGGCTCAAGGTCGAGGGCGCCAAGGACGCGAAGCGCGCCAAGATGCTGGAGCGCGAGCTCGAGTGGGTGCGCTCGAACCCCAAGGCCCGCCAGGCCAAGAGCAAGTCCCGCCTGGCCCGCTACGAGGAGATGGCCGCCGAGGCCGACCGCAACCGCAAGATCGACCTGTCCGAGATCAACATCCCGGCCGGCCCCCGGCTCGGTGACGTGGTGCTCGAGGCGCACGACCTGAAGAAGGGCTTCGGCGACCGGGTGCTGATGCACGACCTGGAGTTCAAGCTCCCGCGTGCCGGCATCGTCGGCGTGATCGGCCCCAACGGCGTCGGCAAGACCACGCTGTTCCGGATGATCACCGGTGAGGAGCAGCCCGACGCGGGCGAGCTCAAGGTGGGCCAGACCGTGAAGATCTCCTACGTCGACCAGAGCCGTGGCGGCCTCGACCCGCAGAAGAACGTCTGGCAGGTCGTCTCCGACGAGCTGGACTTCATCAAGGTCGCGAACTTCGAGATGCCGAGCCGGGCCTACCTCGCCTCGTTCGGGTTCAAGGGCCCGGACCAGCAGAAGAAGGCCGGGGTGCTGTCCGGTGGTGAGCGCAACCGGCTGAACCTCGCGCTGACCCTCAAGATGGGCGGCAACATGCTGCTGCTCGACGAGCCCACCAACGACCTGGACGTCGAGACCCTCCAGTCCCTGGAGGACGCCCTGCTGGAGTTCCCCGGCTGTGCCGTCATCACCTCGCACGACCGGTGGTTCCTGGACCGCACCGCCACCCACATCCTGGCGTGGGAGGGCGACGAGACCGACGAGGGCAAGTGGTTCTGGTTCGAGGGCAACTTCGCCTCCTACGAGGCCAACAAGATCGAGCGGCTCGGCGCCGAGGCGGCCCGCCCGCACCGGGTCACTCACCGCAAGCTCACCCGCGACTGA
- a CDS encoding single-stranded DNA-binding protein — protein MNEASVTFQGWVGNDVVHRETAQGNVANLRVGSTPRIRKRNGDWVDGPTSWFSVTCWRTLADNVRDSVHKGEPVLVHGRLRTDVWEREDGQSSVTYVVEATYVGHDLARGTATFLKAVRPERTDAEDETDQAVKELLHEHGAEMPQLTSFGEQRAQPGRVA, from the coding sequence ATGAACGAAGCGTCCGTGACGTTCCAGGGATGGGTGGGCAACGACGTCGTCCACCGGGAGACCGCGCAGGGCAACGTCGCCAACCTCCGGGTGGGGTCGACGCCCCGGATCCGCAAGCGCAACGGCGACTGGGTGGACGGCCCGACGTCCTGGTTCTCGGTCACCTGCTGGCGCACGCTGGCCGACAACGTGCGCGACTCGGTGCACAAGGGCGAGCCCGTGCTGGTGCACGGCCGGCTGCGCACCGACGTCTGGGAGCGTGAGGACGGCCAGAGCTCGGTGACGTACGTCGTCGAGGCGACGTACGTCGGTCACGACCTGGCCCGGGGGACCGCCACGTTCCTCAAGGCGGTCCGGCCCGAGCGGACCGACGCCGAGGACGAGACCGACCAGGCCGTCAAGGAGCTGCTGCACGAGCACGGCGCCGAGATGCCGCAGCTCACCAGCTTCGGCGAGCAGCGGGCTCAGCCGGGCCGGGTCGCCTGA